In Oreochromis aureus strain Israel breed Guangdong linkage group 9, ZZ_aureus, whole genome shotgun sequence, the genomic window GCTTGAGGAATGATATTTCTGTAATACCATCTCTGTACTCAGAGTATGATGGTCATGTACAGCTGTTGAACATCAAACTATAAAGAAATATCCAAACATGTAAAGATTCTACTAATTCTACACCACTGCAGTGAATTAAGTGATACTTTAAGGTGGAGTTTGTCCTGCAAAAACTTTAGTGGATGTGTTGTGATGTGACTGTGTTCATCTGACAGATTTCTGTCTCTGGATTGTTGGAGCGTCTTGATCTGAACCAGctgagggacaaaaaaaaaaaaaaaaaaaaaaaaaaaagaatcaaatgagaaaaaaaaatcctttttgttttactacagacaagttagtgtgtagttttaAATGAGCAGAGATGAGAAGTAATGatgtacaaatactttgttactgtacttaagtaaatacagatacctgaaaactGCTCTTAAGTAGTTTTTTGTATGAAAACCTTTTACTCCTAAATTTtacaataaatatatgtacttTCTACTACTAAAAAACCATGTGGCatagtcaggggttaaagtagGCTGCAACTTATGGCCCAGATGCTGTTTGTCACagagagggaaaagaaagagccaacttcactcagagattgAGAAAcataagaaagacaggacaggaagaAGAGAGATTAGATTTAAAGGCAACGACTGCTCGGTGGGATTCaataaactggaaatttaaagctCACATGTAAatcctcatgtttttaattgtgACAGTATGTTTCTTCATATTATACAAAAACTATGGCAGAACAACTCTTCAGTTCAGTGAAAGATAAACTGACGAGTTTGCTGTgttgtgatggatttaaagtgtGTGTAACTGGTGCACAGTGACTACAGTGCTCATGGTCAGCGTTAGGTTACATAAAAAGTAGCAGAGATTAATATGAATTTTAGCTGATAATTAATTCCACCTTAATACCAACAGTATATGGTATAATATAAATACAGCATaaacagtgtactgtcagtatagagcagtggtccccaaccttttttgcgccacggaccggtttatgcccgacaatattttcgcggaccggcctttaaggtgtcgcggataaatacaacaaaataaaactagtaccagtaccgaaaaaaagaagatttattcataacacacgtgaaaagacccaggaaaaccgagttaacgataaaaacgataataaaataacgctgaaaaccgataaaaaccctgaaaaccatacatttcacacctgagcctcaactctcgcggcccggtaccaaacgactcacagaccggtaccggtccgaggcccgggggttggggaccgctggtatagaggatggaaatcagtCAGGACAACTCATGAAACATCGACTTACATCTGTTTAAATTTAGTTGTGTACATCCACAAAAAGCAGTAAACCTCAGAGCAGCAGttaaatctactggagctctcaatagaaattattCTCAGTTGATGATTCTCTGTACTTTTGACACCTCTGCAAATGAGTTTATCATAGGAACATTTGTCTCACCACTCAAACATGCCCAGTGTGCTCACAAGCATTATGATTCCCACAGTCTTCACTATAGTGTAGACACCATCCAGTGTTCCACCTGTAATGCAACAAGATTTTAGAGCAAAGAAAACTGTATGAAGTGACAGAATAACAGTAAATACAACTTTTTCAGGTGAATCAAAATtttgaagaggaagaagaggaagagagagagagagccaaaGCCACAGACGCACAGAAGATTCAGGGTCATTTTTCTTCCCAGGATCCTCGCAGTATGTGGAGGGGTATCAAGTGCATCATTGACTACAAAACCAGGGATGCACAATGCCTCAGGGACAGGTGCAGGTGCCTTTCTGTGATTGGTGCATCCAGGGGACAGATTGTATGGATTGGCTGATGACCAGGAGACAACATATAAGAAGACACCGCCATGATCAGCGGGTCATTCATCCTCAGCCCATCCCAAACGGCAGACTTTCTGTTCCCTGTCTACCTATGCTTGTTTGATGCAAGAGCATGTAGGGGTGGAACGCCTTTTTGTTTGAttacagttttctcctgttttcttgTTAGTTAGGGAGGCAAGTCACTGTCGTTTGGTTTAATTCTTTTGAGTAGCTAAGTTTGATTTATCCTTGAGATAGGCTCCCTTTGTTATTTTGGCCTCAGGTCCACCAGGAAGTTACAATTCGCTCCCTTCCTTTGTTTTGAAATTCACtcattgtaaataaatcaccgttaaaaattattaattgtgtaaatggtaaatggaccgattcttatatagcacttttttactctcccggagtactcaaagcgctgtatacaacatgcctaattcacccattcatacgtgcaaactaataaacattcacactctgatgaacgCATCGGAGGGCATTTTGGGGTTactatcttgcccaaggatatttggcatgcagactgggggatCCAGGAATCGAagcaccaaccttccaatcagtagctgatcCAGGTGGTCCAGCCAGGTGGTAGAGCCACAGTGTGTTGTGCTACTTGGGGTCAGACGGGGATGGATCACCTTTATGTTATGGTCTGGCCACCCCTAGAGCGCCCTAACTAACTATCTATTTCAAACACTTTACAGACTTTAAAGATTGAattcactggaaaaaaaaaagttaaataattgCTGTGACTGACTTTTACCTTCACAGTAAGTAAGAGTTAGATGAATCTCTGCTGATGTCTGATTACCCAGATCATTAGTGgccacacagtaataaactccTCCATCTGTTACATTGAAGCTGTAAATCTCTCCTTCAGATACTTTCACAGCTCCATCTCTGCTCTTCTTGAACCAGGTGAAGCTGCTGACTGGAGGTTTGGCTCTGCTGGAGCAAATCATGTTCACCCAGCTGCCTGCTGACACCAAACCTGACGGACTGATGAAAGCAGAGGTGTACTTAGGAGCATCTGGAGAGCATGACACAGATTACACTCATTACAAACAGCTGACCTCCCATGAATCATGATGAGCTGACAGGATCAAGCAACAAACTCTGATTGTCTTACATGAAACACTGAGAgtctcttctgtctctgctgtcttgGTGTCTTTTCCTTGGTTCACAGGATatctggcagagcagctgatcttctttccatcatgtgtgtctGACAGAGTGATGGTCTGCTGGATTTTAGTTGTAAAGCTTccatctgtgttttcctctaTTTTGTTGTGAGAGTCTTGTTGGAGATTCCAGGTGAGTTGAGGAGGGGAGTGTGGACAGggagtgagagctgagcaggttATAGTGACAGACTCCTTCTCCTTCAGATCACCTGGGATTGTAATATTGGGCCTCCAAGGAGAATCTGTGGTTTCACATggaacatatttaaaataaagagcACAAAATCTTtcaaactaatcatgtgatcCTATCCTCCTGAATTCACATAGAAGTGCAATAATGTAATCAAGTTCTGAacaaagcagcagaaattaaaagaaggaaatattAACATCCTGTTAATGTCAGGATGTTAGTGATAATTATCATTGTGACTAACATTACCTCAGCAGTTACTAATTAAAAATTGTCAAGGCTAATGCTGTGGGCCAGCAGgatgtggacccaaatgcaggactcagaaacaggaagttaacTGAAAGTGtagctttatttgctggaacACCGTTTATAAGAAGTAAACTTTAGAAAAGCAAACCAAGAACCTCAAActtgaactaaaacaaactagaCTCAGAAAACTAAAACTAGGAAGCATAGACTAGAAGAGGTAACTGGGAACTAAAACATCACCTGAAAGCAGAGGGCGAGACACAGCACGGCAAAGGGGTAGGTGAGGTTAACAACatgacacagacagagagaaccacaaggcttaaatacacaaacagacaacaagAGGATGGGAACAGCAGAAACAAATCAGAGCTAATGAGACACAGGAAGCAACTCAGACTAAACTCAAGCCACATGAGCTTAACACAAAGACATCAGTTAacccaggggtgtccaaacttttttcactgagggccacatacatacaaatataggaggggctgggccacttactagaaattaggtatataaccttaactgtagcgtattaaagttagaaaaatcatttaaaagtggtcaaatgtgttatattgttgaatataattaaagacaaaactgccttcatcacagctttccataaatggatctttattgatttattcagaaaaagtttTTGTATTGTCTTTGTCTGTATACCGAGCTTCTTATTAAATGCACGCACACACCGATCTCTGCTCCGATTCCACTTTATTCCCTATTCTCATTTTTTCCTCTGGAGCTTCTTGCTCGCCAGTAGAATACACACATTTCAGCAACACAGTGCCATCTAGCGGCTGATGCAAACATAGGTCAACATGTTACATCtcccttcttaaaaaaaaaacaaagcaactcAGGCTTGTAAAATTTGTAAGGCAACTGAAATTACGGGAATAACATCCTGAGTAACATCCATTAATAACATAGCATTCGGCTCAATACTGGGTACATCATTACCATAATAAACAGATGCATTTAGTGACATCATTGAAACAACAAACATGTGaacagctttttttccttttttagggCAGCGATCCGCCTGCACCCTTTACaatattacaggtccaagacctgtcTTGGTTTAGTAACACGCCCATATCGAGTCGTGTATCCGGGTGTTGTAATGTCTTTATCAGGGGCTCCACAGGCGGGGCTGAGAAAAACCACAGCGCTGTCATTGCTGTTGACTGTTGGTTGAATGAACTCCTCACTTCCCACGCTGTTTCTGCTTTCGCGGAGGTGTCGGCGGTTACGGTGATAAACTTGTCCTGTATCTGTGGTTATGTTGTAGCTTCTGGACGTGTCGGCACAACGTGTGACCACAGCTGGTTTCCAGGAACCATCTTGTTGCCGGAACCGGACCGGTGTGCCAGGATATAGTTGAGGCAGAGGTCGGGCTGTTCTGTTGAAATAAGTCTGCTGGCGCTGCTGGCAGACTTCTCTCCTCTCACGCACTGTTTGCTGGCAAACTACTTGGGGTTCCAGCTGTTTTGGTGTTGCAGGGAGGATGGAGCGGAGTCTCCGGCTCATGAGTAGTTGTGCAGGCGACTTTAAGTTGTCCACAGGGGTGTTCCGGTATTCTAATAGGCTCAAGTAGGGATCCTTATGTTCAGCTTTGGCCTTGTCCAGTAGTTTTTTTGCTGTCTGGACAGTCTTTTCGGCTAGGCCGTTGCTCTGTGGGTAATGGGGGCTAGTAGTGGTGTGGGTGAAACTCCATGACTTTGCAAACTGTTGGAACTTACTTGAAGCATAGCACGGGCCGTTATCACTAATCACTGACTCTGGAATACCATGCCTGGCCATGGCTGACTTTAGTTTGTGGATCACTGCTTCCGCAGTGCAGCTGTGTAGTCTTTCCAACTCGAAGAATCTACTGTAGTAATCTACGATGATGATGTAGTCTTCCGAGTTCCAAGTGAACAGATCGGTGGCTATGACCTGCCATGGTCGTTCTGGTATTGCATGTGACAGCAGGGGTTCCTTGGGGTTAGCAGCTTGTCTCTCCTGGCATGTGCTGCAGGCTCCGACTGCTTCCTCAATCTGCTTTCCCATGCCTGGCCAAAACAGAAGGTCTCTGGCTCTGTTTTTACTCTTTTCTATGCCCATATGGCTGGAATGAATCCGATCTATCATGTCCTTTCTGAGCCTTTTTGGGATGATCATTTTCTCACCTTTAAACATGATCCCGTCTATCAGTGAGATCTCATCCCTGTGGTTCCAAAACTCCTGGATGTCAGGCGGACATTGAGACCTTTTATCTGGCCATCCACTCAATGTGGTCCTTCTCAGAGTGTTGAGCTGAGGGTCCTGGGCTGTTTCGTTTCTTATCTCTGAGAGTCTCTGATCACTGACAGGCATGTTGCTGAGGACTGAGTGGATCTGCGCATCCATCCCGTCACATAGTGATTTATCGTGGAACTCTATGGATTTCCGGGAGAGCGTGTCGGCTACCGGGATGTCTTTCCCTGGCGTGTGGATGATGCTGATGTTGTACTTTTGCAGCTGTAGTATCATCCTCTGTAGCCGTGGTGGTGCTGATGCTAGTGGTTTTTTGAGTATGGACTCGAGTGGCTTGTGGTCCGATTCAATGGTCACATGTCGACCGTACATGTACTCGTGGAACTGCTTGCAGCCGAAGAGAACAGCATACAGCTCCTTTTCTATTTGGGCATAGTTCTGCTCAGTACTGTTAAGTGACTTGGATGCGTAGGCGATTGGCTTGCCGTCCTGCAGCATCACAGCACCGAGGCCACTTTTGGATCGTCAACCTGGAGTCGTGGCGCTTTCTTGGGGTTGAAGAAGGAGAGAACTGGGCCTGGTTCTCTAGTGATCAGCTCCTTCATTTGTTGAAAGGATCCGTCATGGTTCTTGTCCCATACAAACTCACTGTCCTGCTTTAACAGCTGGCGGAGCGGTGCGTTTATCTCTGACAGGTGTGGGGCAAATCTTGCAAAATAATTAACCATCCCCAACACTGTTTCCAGTTCTGCCCTGTTCTGTGGGGGCGCCATGTCTTGGACTGCTTTTACTTTTTGTGGATCTGGTTTTAGTCCTTCGTGTGACAATGTGTGACCGAAGTAACTGACCTCTTTGACGCAGATGGTGCACTTGTCAGGGTTCAGTTTTACACCTCTCTCCCTGCTGCGCTGCAGCATGGCCCTCAAGTTGTCGTCATGCTCCTGTTTGGTTGCTCCGAAGACCAACACATCGTCCACAATGGCTGCCACGCACCTCAGGCCCTCGTAGGTCTCATCCACGCGTCGCTGGAATTCATCCTGGGCTGAGATTATGCCGAAAGGCAGCCTGAGGAAGCGGTACCTGCCAAACACAGTATTAAATGTGGTTAACAGAGATGATTCGTGGCTTAGCTTAATGGCCCAGTAGCCTGATCTGGCGTCCAAAACACTAAAATACTTGGCCCCAGCAAGTTTTGTGGTGACATCCTCCAAGGTGGGTAGAGGGTAATGGGGTCTTTGTATAGCCTTGTTGAGGGGTCTGGGGTCCAGACATACTCTGAGTCTGCCTGTCTTGGGTTTTTCCACGACAACAAGTGCATTCACCCAGTCCATAGGATCCGTCACCTTGCATATGATTTGATTCCTTTCCATGCTGTCAAGCTCGTCTTTGAGTCGGGCTCGCAGAGCGATGGGAATCCGACGAGGTGGGCTGACTGTGGGTGCGACGTCTGGGTTTACATGGAAACTGCATTCACCAGGAAATTCTCCTATCCCTTTGAACACGTCAGCATACTCGTCTAGTATTGCCTGCGAACTGTTGGTTGTCTTGTTTCTTTCCTCCGTCACTGCCATCACGATCCTGACCAGGTTTAGGTCACGGCAAGCTTTCATTGCTAATACAGGTGGGGCGCTTGTGTTAACAACATGGAACTCCAACGTGCgggttttgtctttgtgtttgcattttaGCTGGCATTTCCCTTCCACGCTGAGTGAGTGTCCCCCGTAATCTGTAAGCTTGTGTGTGACAGGCTTCAGTGCCACATGTGGGAAGAGTGTCTGGAACATGTTGGCTGGAATTGTGTTTGCTTCTGCCCCAGTGTCAACTTTAAACCTCACTGCCTGTGGGGGGAAACCAAGTTGCATGTCTGCATATGCTTGCTCATCATTTCTTCCTTCATTTTCTATGGTGATGCTATCAATGTAGAAACAGTCTTGCTCCTCATCTGTGTCCTTAGTTGTCATTTCTATGTTCTCTC contains:
- the LOC116333215 gene encoding myelin-associated glycoprotein-like, with protein sequence MVTVGMLLMVVFFSGALADCPDALFVTAPKKLEALSGSCLHIPCSFRPKEEQRFSRTRKIFGVWIKNDSRFGIYPNNVIFNSNGAVSIYPMSITGNLSQRNCTTLFSNLTTTYTDTYFFRVESEPLKSTASCDPLQITVRDSPWRPNITIPGDLKEKESVTITCSALTPCPHSPPQLTWNLQQDSHNKIEENTDGSFTTKIQQTITLSDTHDGKKISCSARYPVNQGKDTKTAETEETLSVSYAPKYTSAFISPSGLVSAGSWVNMICSSRAKPPVSSFTWFKKSRDGAVKVSEGEIYSFNVTDGGVYYCVATNDLGNQTSAEIHLTLTYCEGGTLDGVYTIVKTVGIIMLVSTLGMFECWFRSRRSNNPETEICQMNTVTSQHIH